In a genomic window of Halalkalicoccus sp. CG83:
- a CDS encoding DUF7313 family protein: MQPLQVEAVDAVLASAIPFIVLVLAIANVATRYLAHRRHVRQADEHGADGIERYPVHTATTLALVFATFYYVLVDLHFGIPLAAFTLTAFVADFFEYEARLVEARTDRPLEAPKASIGASLFVAVYAGFIVLVVLLGPFWSIVI; this comes from the coding sequence ATGCAACCGCTACAGGTCGAAGCGGTCGACGCCGTGCTGGCGTCGGCCATCCCGTTCATCGTCCTGGTGCTCGCGATAGCCAACGTCGCAACGCGATATCTCGCCCACCGGCGCCACGTCAGGCAGGCCGACGAACACGGTGCGGACGGGATCGAGCGGTATCCGGTTCATACGGCGACGACGCTCGCGCTCGTGTTCGCGACGTTCTACTACGTCCTCGTCGATCTGCACTTCGGCATCCCGCTCGCGGCGTTCACGCTGACGGCCTTCGTCGCTGACTTCTTCGAGTACGAGGCGCGGCTGGTCGAGGCACGGACCGACCGACCGCTCGAAGCGCCGAAGGCGTCGATCGGCGCGTCGCTGTTCGTCGCCGTATACGCGGGTTTCATCGTCCTCGTCGTGCTGCTCGGTCCGTTCTGGAGCATCGTCATCTAA
- a CDS encoding M28 family peptidase, which translates to MTDWIGRTFTSTTGWDHLEDLVDLGNRMAGTEGERRGAELTREALSEAGARDASIEEFPIQGWERGTSEIRAGETVQDCIALPRSPSEEAEGEFVDLGYGLPEDFEESDVEGKVVMARSDVPDHYDRYIHRREKYYYAVEGGAAAFVYRNHVQGCLPPTGSVGTPEEPIGAIPAVGVSSEVGARLARRFEGDELAVGVEAEIGDATSQNVHAELGPETDERLLVTSHVDAHDIAEGAADNGAGTAMVVELANALVDREDELETRVEFVVYGAEEVGLIGSEHYAANADHDAIEAIVNNDGVVRGRTLEFSTHGFPELREAAETIGERFGHPVETIPQQGPHSDHWPFVQWGVPGYHVMSDTGEQGRGWGHTFADTLEKIEVRDLREQAILLTELVVHLARDDVEIERRSPEAIEADLEDENQAEGMRVIGDWPYDD; encoded by the coding sequence ATGACCGACTGGATCGGACGGACGTTCACCAGCACGACCGGCTGGGACCACCTGGAGGACCTCGTCGACCTCGGGAATCGGATGGCCGGCACCGAGGGCGAGCGACGCGGCGCCGAACTCACCCGGGAGGCACTCTCGGAGGCGGGCGCTCGCGACGCCTCGATCGAGGAGTTCCCCATCCAGGGCTGGGAGCGCGGAACGAGCGAGATCCGCGCCGGCGAGACGGTCCAGGACTGTATCGCGCTCCCACGCAGCCCGAGCGAGGAGGCGGAGGGGGAGTTCGTCGATCTGGGCTACGGCCTGCCGGAGGACTTCGAGGAGAGCGACGTCGAGGGAAAGGTCGTGATGGCCAGAAGCGACGTCCCCGACCACTACGACCGGTACATCCACCGCCGCGAGAAGTACTACTACGCGGTCGAGGGCGGAGCGGCGGCGTTCGTCTACCGAAACCACGTCCAGGGCTGTCTCCCCCCGACGGGAAGCGTCGGGACGCCGGAGGAGCCGATCGGGGCGATCCCGGCCGTCGGCGTGAGCTCGGAGGTGGGTGCACGCCTCGCCCGTCGGTTCGAGGGCGACGAACTCGCGGTGGGGGTGGAGGCCGAGATCGGCGACGCCACGAGTCAGAACGTCCACGCCGAACTGGGCCCCGAGACCGACGAGCGCTTGCTCGTCACGAGCCACGTCGACGCCCACGACATCGCGGAGGGCGCGGCGGACAACGGCGCGGGGACGGCGATGGTCGTCGAACTCGCGAACGCGCTGGTCGATCGGGAGGACGAACTCGAGACCCGAGTGGAGTTCGTCGTTTACGGCGCCGAGGAAGTGGGGTTGATCGGCTCGGAGCACTACGCCGCGAACGCCGACCACGACGCGATCGAGGCGATCGTCAACAACGACGGGGTCGTCCGCGGACGAACCCTCGAGTTCTCCACTCACGGCTTTCCCGAGCTGCGCGAGGCCGCCGAGACGATCGGCGAGCGCTTCGGCCACCCTGTCGAGACGATTCCCCAGCAGGGCCCCCACAGCGACCATTGGCCGTTCGTCCAGTGGGGGGTGCCCGGCTACCACGTGATGAGCGACACCGGCGAGCAGGGCCGGGGCTGGGGCCACACGTTCGCCGACACGCTCGAGAAGATCGAGGTCCGGGACCTGCGCGAGCAGGCGATCCTGTTGACCGAACTCGTCGTCCACCTCGCGCGCGACGACGTCGAGATCGAACGCCGCTCGCCCGAAGCGATCGAGGCCGACCTCGAGGACGAGAACCAGGCCGAGGGCATGCGGGTGATCGGCGACTGGCCGTACGACGACTGA
- a CDS encoding M42 family metallopeptidase: MADDPHFDFDFDLLKRLTEERGVPGYEDRIRGIVREELSGAVDEIRSDAMGNVIGTVEGDSEFSVAVAAHMDEIGFMVTHVDEDGFVSVDPLGGFDARVLKAQRVTVHTEVPESESEESGASETPSRADGDLPGVIGSPPPHTLDEEERERTPKVEDVRIDLGLPAEEADERVSPGDPVTLSQTTERVGEHVTGKALDDRVSVFAMIEAARRIEDPTPTIHFAATVQEEVGLRGARALGVDLDPDLAIALDVTVANDVPGFEAGKYVTECGEGTAIKLKDSSVITSPKVHRRLREVAESESIPHQFEILPAGGTDTAGFQTPAGAKPVGAISIPTRYLHTVTESAHAEDVAATIDLLTAFLESETGERDYAF; this comes from the coding sequence ATGGCGGACGACCCCCACTTCGACTTCGACTTCGACCTCCTGAAACGCCTCACCGAGGAACGCGGCGTCCCCGGCTACGAGGACCGCATCCGCGGGATCGTCCGCGAGGAGCTCTCGGGAGCGGTCGACGAGATCCGCTCGGACGCGATGGGCAACGTGATCGGCACCGTCGAGGGCGACTCCGAGTTCTCGGTGGCGGTCGCAGCACACATGGACGAGATCGGCTTCATGGTCACGCACGTCGACGAGGACGGGTTCGTCTCGGTCGACCCCCTCGGCGGGTTCGACGCGCGGGTGTTGAAGGCCCAGCGGGTGACCGTCCACACCGAGGTTCCCGAATCCGAGTCCGAGGAATCGGGAGCCAGCGAGACGCCGTCTCGCGCTGACGGCGACCTCCCCGGCGTGATCGGCTCGCCACCGCCACACACGCTCGACGAGGAGGAACGCGAGCGAACCCCGAAGGTCGAGGACGTCCGCATCGACCTCGGGCTCCCCGCGGAGGAGGCCGACGAGCGCGTCTCGCCGGGTGACCCCGTGACGCTCTCTCAGACCACCGAACGCGTCGGCGAGCACGTCACCGGCAAGGCGCTCGACGACCGGGTGAGCGTCTTCGCGATGATCGAGGCCGCACGCCGGATCGAGGATCCCACGCCGACGATCCACTTCGCCGCCACCGTCCAGGAGGAGGTCGGCCTCCGAGGGGCTCGTGCCCTGGGTGTCGATCTCGATCCCGATCTGGCGATCGCGCTCGACGTGACCGTCGCGAACGACGTCCCCGGCTTCGAGGCCGGCAAGTACGTCACCGAGTGCGGCGAGGGGACGGCGATCAAGCTGAAGGACTCGAGCGTGATCACCAGCCCGAAGGTCCACCGCCGTCTACGCGAGGTCGCCGAGTCGGAGTCGATCCCCCACCAGTTCGAGATCCTGCCCGCCGGCGGCACCGACACCGCGGGCTTCCAGACGCCCGCGGGCGCCAAACCGGTAGGTGCGATCTCGATCCCTACCCGGTATCTCCACACCGTTACCGAGAGCGCCCACGCGGAGGACGTCGCGGCGACGATCGACCTTCTAACGGCGTTTCTCGAGAGCGAAACGGGGGAGCGGGACTACGCGTTCTGA
- the trkA gene encoding Trk system potassium transporter TrkA, with translation MRVIIIGAGEVGSSIAADLSDTHEVVVIDVDGDRVDELTYSVDALPIKGDGTSVPVLEEAGIDEADMLIASTDNDETNIVACSAAKAVSDVFTIARVKKPDLLDTWERSDKAFGVDFMVCTDLLAAEAIVALIGLPAARDVDRFAGGAVQMAEFQIPEDSPVTGHTVAEADRFDSLTFVGVIREDDVEIASGETVLSADDYVVVIGSPESVQGFAAELTPTETPDSAEQIVIIGGSEIGFQTARMLEERGLRPRLIESDHDRARELAERLPKTMVMESDATDIEFLSREHIDEADVVVSALTHDETNLLISLLAKQLGARRADAVVEHGDYVDLFEAVGVDAAVNPREVVAEEITRFTHEGRAENVSLVHNDRAEILEIEIDDESILAGRSLADAMADLPTEVVIGAITRDGECIIPRGETVIEPGDHVVAFMKTEFVDAVTAAL, from the coding sequence GTGCGGGTGATCATCATCGGCGCGGGAGAGGTCGGCTCCTCCATCGCGGCCGATCTGTCCGATACCCATGAGGTCGTCGTGATCGACGTCGACGGCGACCGCGTCGACGAGCTGACCTACTCGGTCGACGCCCTCCCGATCAAGGGTGACGGTACCTCCGTGCCGGTTCTCGAGGAGGCCGGCATCGACGAGGCCGACATGCTGATCGCGAGCACCGACAACGACGAGACCAACATCGTCGCCTGCAGCGCCGCGAAGGCCGTGAGCGACGTCTTCACGATCGCGCGGGTGAAGAAGCCGGACCTGCTCGACACCTGGGAGCGCTCGGACAAGGCGTTCGGCGTCGACTTCATGGTCTGTACCGATCTGCTCGCCGCGGAGGCGATCGTCGCCCTCATCGGCCTGCCGGCGGCCCGCGACGTCGACCGCTTCGCAGGCGGGGCCGTCCAGATGGCGGAATTCCAGATCCCCGAGGACAGTCCCGTGACCGGCCACACCGTCGCGGAGGCCGATCGTTTCGACTCGCTCACCTTCGTCGGCGTGATCCGCGAGGACGACGTCGAGATCGCGAGCGGGGAGACCGTCCTCTCGGCGGACGACTACGTCGTCGTCATCGGCAGCCCCGAGAGCGTCCAGGGGTTCGCGGCCGAACTGACGCCGACCGAGACGCCCGACTCGGCCGAGCAGATCGTCATCATCGGGGGCAGCGAGATCGGCTTTCAGACCGCCCGAATGCTCGAGGAGCGCGGTCTGCGTCCCCGGCTGATCGAGTCCGATCACGACCGGGCGCGAGAACTCGCCGAACGGCTCCCGAAGACGATGGTCATGGAGAGCGACGCGACCGACATCGAGTTCCTCTCGCGCGAGCACATCGACGAGGCCGACGTCGTCGTGAGCGCGCTCACCCACGACGAGACCAACCTATTGATCTCGCTGCTCGCGAAACAGCTCGGTGCCAGACGGGCGGACGCGGTGGTCGAACACGGCGACTACGTCGATCTCTTCGAGGCGGTCGGCGTCGACGCCGCGGTCAACCCCCGCGAGGTGGTCGCCGAGGAGATCACCCGCTTCACCCACGAGGGGCGGGCGGAGAACGTCTCGCTGGTGCACAACGACCGGGCGGAGATCCTCGAGATCGAGATCGACGACGAGAGCATCCTCGCCGGCCGGAGCCTCGCCGACGCGATGGCCGATCTCCCGACGGAGGTGGTGATCGGCGCGATCACCCGTGACGGCGAGTGTATCATCCCTCGTGGGGAGACCGTCATCGAGCCGGGAGATCACGTCGTCGCGTTCATGAAGACCGAGTTCGTCGACGCCGTCACGGCAGCGCTGTGA
- a CDS encoding halocyanin domain-containing protein, with product MIEDDENPKDLSRRSFMRETAFGATAATGAAAASGVASAQEENASGNESGGGNESGGGNESGEGNESGGNESGGGNESGGASGNVEPAWPSFVTDANNYDGTEDLRGQEEATVEVGAGDDGLAFAPPAVWVDTGTNVIWEWTGEGGGHNVAAVEGGEFASEVTDEAGFTFENTFEEGGITTYECEPHTGQGMHGGVAVGEDIETQEVQSEGGGEGGEDAGGVQLPGAARAVGVALTVALGSTLGFAYMFMRYGGDYEGDQVE from the coding sequence ATGATCGAGGACGACGAGAATCCGAAGGACCTCTCGCGCCGATCGTTCATGCGGGAAACGGCGTTCGGCGCCACCGCGGCTACCGGAGCAGCCGCCGCGAGCGGGGTGGCGAGCGCACAGGAGGAAAACGCGAGTGGCAACGAGAGCGGCGGGGGGAACGAGAGCGGCGGGGGGAACGAGAGCGGAGAAGGGAACGAAAGCGGCGGCAACGAAAGCGGTGGCGGCAACGAGAGTGGCGGCGCGAGCGGTAACGTCGAGCCCGCCTGGCCGTCGTTCGTCACGGACGCGAACAACTACGACGGCACCGAGGACCTCCGCGGCCAGGAGGAGGCCACCGTCGAGGTCGGCGCCGGCGACGACGGATTGGCGTTCGCGCCGCCGGCGGTCTGGGTCGACACGGGCACGAACGTGATCTGGGAGTGGACCGGCGAGGGCGGCGGCCACAACGTCGCGGCGGTCGAAGGGGGAGAGTTCGCGAGCGAGGTCACCGACGAGGCCGGGTTCACCTTCGAGAACACCTTCGAGGAGGGGGGCATCACCACGTACGAGTGTGAGCCCCACACCGGACAGGGGATGCACGGCGGCGTCGCCGTCGGCGAGGACATCGAGACCCAGGAGGTCCAGTCAGAGGGTGGCGGCGAGGGTGGGGAGGACGCCGGAGGCGTCCAGCTCCCGGGCGCGGCGCGGGCGGTCGGGGTCGCGCTCACCGTCGCGCTGGGCTCGACCCTCGGCTTCGCCTACATGTTCATGCGATACGGTGGCGACTACGAGGGCGACCAGGTCGAGTAG
- a CDS encoding polyprenyl synthetase family protein yields the protein MRDVLAEWRPVVDRALEELLPREIDEDYLAEWFGPASYCHDPDAIQRALSDPIWDLLDRGGKRWRAVVCLLLLDGFGADPEDHLLYACIPELLHNGTIIVDDVEDGAEMRRGEPALHHRFGQDVALNAGNAMYFLPLKVINANPGDLDAETQLAAYDMLIYELNRTHLGQGMDIYWHRNREATVEEAEYLEMCACKTGCLGRIVARLAAILTDQPDEVEREVAAYAEEMSIAFQIGDDILDVENSLEQAGEFGKAFGNDIREGKRTLMVIHALDSVEQREADRLVSILHAEENSREEVLEAIEILQTAGSIEYARERALTFAESARGHLANVPLEEERADQLASFTAFVIERDA from the coding sequence ATGCGGGACGTTCTAGCCGAGTGGCGACCGGTCGTCGATCGAGCGCTCGAGGAGCTCCTGCCCCGCGAGATCGACGAGGACTACCTCGCCGAGTGGTTCGGGCCGGCGAGCTACTGCCACGATCCAGACGCGATTCAGCGTGCGCTCTCGGACCCGATCTGGGACCTGCTCGATCGGGGCGGGAAGCGCTGGCGGGCGGTCGTCTGTCTGCTCCTGCTCGACGGGTTCGGCGCGGATCCCGAGGACCACCTGCTCTACGCCTGCATTCCCGAGCTCCTCCACAACGGGACGATCATCGTCGACGACGTCGAGGACGGCGCAGAGATGCGCCGGGGCGAGCCCGCGCTCCACCACCGGTTCGGACAGGACGTCGCGCTCAACGCGGGCAACGCGATGTACTTCCTACCGCTGAAGGTGATCAACGCGAACCCCGGCGACCTCGACGCGGAGACCCAGCTCGCGGCGTACGACATGCTGATCTACGAGCTGAACCGCACCCACCTCGGACAGGGCATGGACATCTACTGGCACCGGAACCGGGAGGCGACCGTCGAGGAGGCGGAGTACCTCGAGATGTGTGCGTGCAAGACGGGCTGTCTCGGGCGGATCGTCGCGCGCCTCGCCGCGATCCTCACCGACCAGCCCGACGAGGTCGAGCGCGAGGTCGCCGCCTACGCCGAGGAGATGTCGATCGCCTTCCAGATCGGTGACGACATCCTCGACGTCGAGAACAGCCTCGAGCAGGCCGGCGAGTTCGGCAAGGCCTTCGGCAACGACATCCGCGAGGGCAAGCGGACCCTGATGGTGATCCACGCACTCGACAGCGTGGAGCAACGGGAGGCCGACCGGCTCGTCTCCATCCTCCACGCCGAGGAGAACTCGCGCGAGGAGGTCCTGGAGGCGATCGAGATCCTCCAGACCGCCGGCAGCATCGAGTACGCCCGCGAACGGGCGCTCACGTTCGCCGAGTCCGCACGCGGCCACCTCGCGAACGTTCCCCTCGAGGAGGAGCGTGCCGACCAGCTCGCGTCGTTCACCGCGTTCGTCATCGAACGGGACGCGTGA
- a CDS encoding TIGR00366 family protein: MADDSGTVNFMLDAAGSISMTTFVLDPANALSNVVLVLTLPLILVALAPDAEADRTTLDGDPLFDASIAETLDHYSPPPREKYTAADVLEQSPLISMVAVVIGMASVGLYFATGGALTLLWLLFFLMMLGLLVHVRPMAFRSKTTRTTRWANHVAIPFMLYAVVFALLSEAGLYEAVGSALAPGAVGSFLTALGLGLLIPDPGSVWVVAGPVLVGETELVTSLVAAMYGAGLSNLWLGFLFLGVLSIGGFDWREFVRYAAVITLYVSVVILSLVLVF, translated from the coding sequence ATGGCAGACGACTCCGGGACGGTCAACTTCATGCTCGACGCCGCCGGTTCGATCAGCATGACGACGTTCGTCCTCGATCCGGCGAACGCCCTCTCCAACGTCGTCCTGGTGCTGACGCTGCCGCTGATCCTGGTCGCACTGGCTCCCGATGCGGAGGCCGACCGGACGACACTGGACGGCGATCCGTTGTTCGACGCCAGCATCGCCGAGACGCTCGATCACTACTCTCCGCCGCCGCGCGAGAAGTACACCGCGGCCGACGTCCTCGAACAGTCCCCCCTCATCTCGATGGTGGCGGTGGTCATCGGAATGGCCTCCGTCGGGCTCTACTTCGCCACCGGCGGAGCGCTGACGCTGTTGTGGCTGCTCTTCTTCCTCATGATGCTGGGGCTGCTGGTTCACGTCCGCCCCATGGCGTTCCGGTCGAAGACCACCCGGACGACCCGGTGGGCGAACCACGTCGCGATCCCGTTCATGCTGTACGCGGTCGTCTTTGCGCTCCTCTCGGAGGCGGGGCTGTACGAGGCGGTCGGGAGCGCGCTCGCGCCCGGCGCGGTCGGATCGTTCCTCACGGCGCTCGGCCTCGGTCTCCTCATCCCCGATCCCGGCTCGGTCTGGGTCGTGGCGGGACCGGTGCTGGTCGGCGAGACGGAGCTCGTCACCTCGCTTGTGGCCGCCATGTACGGTGCGGGGCTCTCGAACCTCTGGCTCGGCTTCCTCTTTCTCGGAGTTCTCTCGATCGGCGGGTTCGACTGGCGCGAGTTCGTCCGCTACGCGGCGGTGATCACCCTCTACGTCTCCGTGGTGATCCTCTCGCTGGTGCTGGTGTTCTGA
- a CDS encoding NAD(+)/NADH kinase: MTVGVVPGDAVATDLLVEAIEAAGESARVGAPGTLQDAKPSTYVTVGEEALLALADERPTAPILPIGVGPGIESPNGSDAAAAVSSALDGAGVERPHPHLTVVLDGEPVDTALMDVMLVTTEPARISEYAIERDAERLSSVRADGVVVATAVGSHGYVAAADGPALVVGTDAVCVVPIAPFHTSVPSWVLEPDDVALSVLRDEGDVSLLVDGHDRGTVGRDARLELRTDGSIRLLCVPEGRPAYP; encoded by the coding sequence GTGACCGTCGGCGTCGTCCCCGGCGATGCCGTGGCGACCGACCTGCTCGTTGAAGCGATCGAGGCCGCCGGCGAGAGCGCCCGCGTGGGCGCACCCGGCACGCTCCAGGACGCGAAGCCCTCGACGTACGTGACCGTCGGCGAGGAGGCGCTGCTCGCGCTGGCGGACGAGCGGCCGACGGCACCCATCCTGCCGATCGGCGTGGGGCCGGGGATCGAGTCGCCGAACGGATCGGACGCCGCCGCCGCGGTCTCGAGCGCGCTCGACGGCGCCGGCGTCGAACGGCCGCATCCGCATCTGACGGTCGTCCTCGACGGCGAGCCGGTCGATACGGCGCTGATGGACGTGATGCTCGTGACGACCGAACCGGCCCGCATCTCGGAGTACGCGATCGAGCGCGACGCCGAACGCCTCTCCAGCGTTCGGGCCGACGGCGTCGTCGTCGCCACGGCGGTGGGGAGCCACGGCTACGTGGCCGCCGCCGACGGGCCGGCGCTCGTCGTCGGCACCGATGCCGTCTGCGTGGTCCCGATCGCGCCCTTCCACACCTCCGTTCCCTCCTGGGTCCTCGAGCCCGATGACGTCGCGCTGTCGGTGCTGCGCGACGAGGGCGACGTCTCGTTGCTCGTCGACGGTCACGATCGGGGGACCGTCGGTCGCGACGCCCGTCTCGAACTCCGTACCGACGGATCGATCCGGTTGTTGTGCGTCCCGGAGGGACGACCCGCCTACCCCTGA
- a CDS encoding FAD-binding oxidoreductase, which yields MPIAATTPPSETVIEAFRTEFRGDVLVSTDDGYDEARSIWNAVIDKAPAVVVRPLGASDVMTAIAFAHEHDLEIAVRGGGHNVAGNAVCDGGLMIDCSAMRSVRVDPKAKTAWIEPGALLHDVDVETQAHGLVLPGGFVSSTGIAGLTLGGGFGYLSRAFGLTVDNLRSVELVTADGRFVTASEDENPDLFWALRGGGGNFGVVTAFEFDLHELESTVLAGPIAYDFADAPAVMREVATAVREAPDEVACLMAIRKAPPAPFLPEEVHGELVLMVVVMYAGSVEAGEKALAPIRGIGSPIVDAVGPKPYATFQTMFDAATDAGARNYWKAHYLSEMSGEAIDAMCDYAITIVSPETTIGMMALGGEISRRPAGSTPYQHRDAEWVVNVQSRWREAAEDDVHIAWARDLFDALTPHATGGTYVNFISHDEGEQRIHDAFGTDAYERLVAVKAEWDPENVFHLNQNVRPAV from the coding sequence ATGCCGATAGCAGCAACTACACCACCGTCGGAGACCGTCATCGAAGCGTTCAGAACCGAATTCAGAGGTGACGTGCTGGTCTCGACCGACGACGGATACGACGAGGCGCGTTCGATCTGGAACGCGGTGATCGACAAGGCGCCGGCGGTCGTCGTCCGGCCGCTCGGCGCGAGCGACGTGATGACGGCGATCGCGTTCGCCCACGAACACGACCTGGAGATCGCCGTTCGCGGCGGCGGGCACAACGTCGCCGGGAACGCCGTCTGTGACGGCGGCCTGATGATCGACTGCTCCGCGATGAGATCCGTCCGCGTCGATCCGAAGGCCAAGACTGCCTGGATCGAACCCGGCGCCCTCCTCCACGACGTCGACGTCGAAACCCAGGCACACGGGCTCGTTCTCCCGGGTGGGTTCGTCTCCTCGACGGGCATCGCCGGTCTGACGCTGGGCGGTGGATTCGGGTACCTCTCGCGGGCGTTCGGGCTGACGGTCGACAACCTTCGATCGGTCGAGTTGGTGACCGCCGACGGGCGGTTCGTCACGGCCAGCGAGGACGAGAACCCCGACCTGTTCTGGGCGCTTCGCGGCGGCGGCGGTAACTTCGGCGTCGTAACGGCCTTCGAGTTCGATCTCCACGAACTCGAGTCGACCGTTTTAGCGGGACCGATCGCTTACGACTTCGCGGACGCCCCCGCAGTGATGCGCGAGGTCGCGACGGCCGTCCGCGAGGCGCCCGACGAGGTCGCGTGTCTCATGGCGATCCGCAAAGCGCCGCCCGCACCGTTCCTTCCGGAGGAGGTTCACGGCGAACTGGTGCTGATGGTGGTGGTGATGTATGCCGGCAGCGTGGAGGCAGGGGAGAAAGCGCTCGCACCCATCCGTGGGATCGGGTCGCCCATCGTCGACGCCGTCGGACCGAAACCGTACGCGACGTTCCAGACCATGTTCGACGCGGCGACCGACGCCGGTGCGCGCAACTACTGGAAGGCACACTACCTGTCGGAGATGAGCGGCGAGGCCATCGACGCCATGTGTGACTACGCCATTACGATCGTCTCCCCGGAGACCACCATCGGCATGATGGCGCTCGGGGGCGAGATCTCGCGGCGGCCCGCTGGATCGACCCCGTACCAGCATCGGGACGCCGAATGGGTAGTGAACGTCCAGTCGCGCTGGCGCGAAGCGGCCGAGGACGACGTCCACATCGCCTGGGCGCGCGATCTGTTCGACGCCCTAACGCCACACGCGACCGGCGGAACATACGTCAACTTCATCAGCCACGACGAGGGCGAACAGCGCATCCACGATGCCTTCGGGACGGACGCCTACGAGCGACTGGTCGCTGTCAAGGCCGAGTGGGATCCGGAGAACGTATTCCACCTCAACCAGAACGTACGGCCGGCGGTCTGA
- a CDS encoding SRPBCC family protein, with protein sequence MDEVELSTVVYLPPEEVYEFLIDFPRYANYSKYLTDVRQHGDGSPGTQYDLRLAWWKITHTARSEVTAVDPPHSIDWRLVKDIDARGRWSIEEVPEEAPEGYETASRIRLEVGFDPGSADGSAIDLPRLVSIGWVISKVKPLVLQEAERVVERVVADLEGESRPIELVVHQKPDSI encoded by the coding sequence GTGGACGAAGTCGAACTGAGCACGGTCGTCTATCTGCCGCCCGAGGAGGTCTACGAGTTCCTCATCGACTTCCCCCGATACGCGAACTACTCCAAGTACCTCACCGACGTTCGCCAGCACGGCGACGGCTCGCCCGGCACGCAGTACGACCTCCGTCTGGCGTGGTGGAAGATCACCCACACGGCCCGGTCGGAGGTGACGGCGGTCGATCCCCCACACAGCATCGATTGGCGGCTCGTCAAGGACATCGACGCTCGGGGCCGGTGGTCGATCGAGGAGGTGCCCGAGGAGGCGCCCGAGGGGTACGAGACCGCCTCCCGGATCCGTCTGGAGGTCGGCTTCGACCCCGGCTCGGCCGACGGAAGCGCGATCGACCTTCCCCGGCTCGTCTCGATCGGCTGGGTGATATCGAAGGTCAAACCCCTCGTCCTCCAGGAGGCCGAACGCGTCGTCGAACGGGTCGTTGCCGACCTCGAGGGCGAGTCCCGCCCGATCGAACTGGTCGTCCACCAGAAACCGGACTCGATCTGA
- a CDS encoding MTH865 family protein: MADRDELRSQLYDAFEGADYPVKNQMDLVPALPNGPATKFESGDTSFTAMEIASRLSGHQEFPYEDPDSLVDDVMTGLEEEGMI, translated from the coding sequence ATGGCCGACAGAGACGAACTCCGCTCGCAGCTGTACGACGCCTTCGAAGGCGCCGACTATCCCGTTAAGAACCAGATGGACCTCGTCCCCGCGCTGCCCAACGGTCCCGCGACGAAGTTCGAGTCCGGCGACACCAGCTTCACCGCGATGGAGATCGCCAGCCGGCTGTCGGGTCACCAGGAGTTCCCCTACGAGGATCCCGACTCGCTCGTCGACGACGTGATGACCGGCCTCGAGGAGGAAGGGATGATCTGA